The genomic window CGAATCTGCTGGAAAAATGCTCTACGCCGATTACGTAGATTCAGGTAATTACCCCATCATTATGGCGAATCACTTTGGCGGTGTAATTTTCCATGAAGCCTGCGGACACCTATTAGAAACTACCCAAATCGAGCGCAAAACTTCCCCCTTCGCCGATAAAAAAGGCGAAAAAATTGCCCACGAAAGTTTGACAGCTTGGGATGAAGGACGGGCAGATAATGCTTTCGGGACAATCGACATGGATGACGAAGGTATGCCTGCTCAAAGAACCCTATTAATTGAAAAAGGTGTTCTTAAGAACTTCCTAGCCGATAGAACTGGTTCTTGGCGTACTTCACACCCCAGAACAGGTAGTGGTCGCCGTCAAAATTATACCTTCGCTGCGGCTAGCCGGATGCGTAATACTTATATCGCCCCCGGTGACTACAAAGTAGAAGATTTATTCGCCTCTGTAGATAAAGGTATTTACTGCAAAAAGATGGGCGGTGGTAGTGTTGGGGCTACTGGTCAATTTAACTTTAGTGTGGATGAAGCCTATTTAATAGAAAATGGCAAAATTACCAAGCCACTCAAGGGTGCTACCCTCATTGGTGAAGCCAAGGAAATTATGAATAAAATTTCCATGTGTTCCCAAGATTTGGAAATTGCCCCTGGTTTCTGTGGTTCTGTCAGTGGTAGTATCTACACCACAGTAGGACAACCCCACATCAAAGTTGATTCTATTACCGTCGGTGGACGCTAAAGAATTTTAGATTTTCAATTTTTGAGAAAATAGATCCCCTTACAAAAGATCCCCGACTTCTTCAAGAAGTCGGGGATCTGATACGCACATAAACTCAAATCCAAAATCCAAAATTGGTTATGCCCAACATTCATGAAATCGCTACTTACGCCAAGGAAAATGCAGAAAAGCTTGGCATCAAAAAATTTGACATTTATGGCTCAACTGTAGATGAAACAAGCGTGCAAGTTGACCAAGGTGAGCCAAAACAAGTCAAAGCCTCAAATCGCTCTGGTGTGACTGTCCGTGTTTGGAATGAAGATAATACAATTGGTATCACTAGCACCACTGATGTAGATCCCCAAGGATTAGAATTGGCTTTAAAAACTGCTTACGAAGCTAGTTTTTTTGGTGTTAAAGAACACGTTCCCGATTTTAGTCCAGAGGCTACTGTACCACTGGCGAAAACACTTGATGAAAAAGCACCCCAAGCACCTGTCTCAGAACTTATAGAAAAACTGTTAGTGGCTGAAAAAGGATTATTAGCTACTCATGCAGCAATTATAGGAGTACCTTATAACGGTTTGGCACAAAGAGATATTGATAGGTTCTATCTCAATAGTGAAGGTGCTTTGAGAAAAGATTCTCTTTCTGTGTCTTCAGTTTATCTGTATAGTAAAACTGAGGAAGAAGGTAAAAAACCCCGCAGCGCAGGGGCTTATAGAGTCAATCGCAGGTTAGAAAATTTAGACATTGATGGTTGTATCAAGGAAACTGCTGAAAAAACTATCAGTCATTTGAACTACGAAAAAGTTAAGACTGGTAAATATCAAGTAGTTTTCTCCCCGGAGGCTTTTTTAAGTCTTTTAGGTGCGTTTTCTAATTTGTTTAATGCCCAAAGTATTCTGGATAAACAAAGCTTATCTACTCCTGAAGATTTGGGTAAACAAATTGCTACATCTTTAATTTCAGTCTATGATGATTCTTTGCACCCGGCTAATATAGGTGCAGAAACTTTTGATGGCGAAGGTACACCAACTCGTCAAGTGAAGTTAATAGAAAATGGCATTTTAACAAGTTTTCTGCACAGTGCTGGCACTGCCAAAAGGTTAAATTCTCAACCA from Nostoc sp. UHCC 0870 includes these protein-coding regions:
- a CDS encoding TldD/PmbA family protein codes for the protein MLTSTLLLSNQLPNLHYSSTAERFDETWEAPLATLLGLGRAAGADFIELFLERRNYISSLAEDDTITSISPSLSTGAGVRVFRGKADCYVSTNDLSFSGLKAALEKGLSILGLQLPTSNAFIPEINLELFRDYATKRGKDGWLPLCSSIREMGEILLDGTAYLNRKASHVQSRRASYFRDWQEVLVAASDGTFARDIRLTQSVGFNLLCADGANRTSIGERAGNTSDANFLRTWDYQQSAEQIAESAGKMLYADYVDSGNYPIIMANHFGGVIFHEACGHLLETTQIERKTSPFADKKGEKIAHESLTAWDEGRADNAFGTIDMDDEGMPAQRTLLIEKGVLKNFLADRTGSWRTSHPRTGSGRRQNYTFAAASRMRNTYIAPGDYKVEDLFASVDKGIYCKKMGGGSVGATGQFNFSVDEAYLIENGKITKPLKGATLIGEAKEIMNKISMCSQDLEIAPGFCGSVSGSIYTTVGQPHIKVDSITVGGR
- a CDS encoding TldD/PmbA family protein, with product MPNIHEIATYAKENAEKLGIKKFDIYGSTVDETSVQVDQGEPKQVKASNRSGVTVRVWNEDNTIGITSTTDVDPQGLELALKTAYEASFFGVKEHVPDFSPEATVPLAKTLDEKAPQAPVSELIEKLLVAEKGLLATHAAIIGVPYNGLAQRDIDRFYLNSEGALRKDSLSVSSVYLYSKTEEEGKKPRSAGAYRVNRRLENLDIDGCIKETAEKTISHLNYEKVKTGKYQVVFSPEAFLSLLGAFSNLFNAQSILDKQSLSTPEDLGKQIATSLISVYDDSLHPANIGAETFDGEGTPTRQVKLIENGILTSFLHSAGTAKRLNSQPTGNASIGAKVSVSPNFYHVFAAENSQQELSLETAENVILVDELHALHAGVKSLQGSFSLPFDGWLINKGEKTSIESATVAGDFLEVLKSIIYVEKEVELTPGGVAPRIWVDGLSITGE